The following proteins come from a genomic window of Phacochoerus africanus isolate WHEZ1 chromosome 9, ROS_Pafr_v1, whole genome shotgun sequence:
- the LOC125136752 gene encoding translation initiation factor IF-2-like, producing MEAVNSPAPPLPCPDATYHSARPPGAAARPGRVRRALSLGRKRNRVDGRRALTRRLLCGEQQAARPGRAQSRGGPGGGGGGICPTPEPGSEGDTECRLESSRRRPRSQQSWGRRRCPGPRASTIVCALGSPLAPPPMFSAPHPACLPPRERAEGAADAGSNCWRTGGPEFRGGRRVGEGTATQRSGHPVKWRKNS from the coding sequence ATGGAGGCTGTCAACAGTCCTGCACCCCCGCTACCCTGCCCGGACGCCACTTACCACTCGGCCCGGCCTCCCGGTGCGGCCGCGCGTCCGGGGCGCGTCCGCCGCGCGCTCTCcctggggagaaagagaaaccGTGTAGACGGTCGGCGCGCGCTCACTCGCCGCCTCCTCTGCGGAGAACAGCAAGCGGCGAGGCCGGGGCGGGCGCAGAGCAGAGGGGGGCccgggggaggcgggggcggaATCTGCCCAACTCCCGAGCCTGGCTCCGAGGGAGACACGGAATGCAGGCTGGAGAGCAGCCGGCGGAGGCCGCGTTCCCAGCAGAGTTGGGGGAGGCGGAGGTGCCCTGGTCCCCGGGCATCAACTATTGTTTGCGCGCTCGGGTCCCCGCTCGCGCCGCCTCCGATGTTCAGCGCCCCTCATCCCGCCTGCCTGCCCCCAAGAGAAAGAGCTGAGGGGGCGGCCGACGCGGGAAGCAATTGCTGGAGGACTGGAGGGCCGGAGTTCCGAGGTGGGCGccgagtgggggaggggacag